The Trinickia caryophylli genomic sequence CCAACCGTGCGCAATGCTGCCGAAGGTGGCGATACCGCTGGAGCCTTGACAGGCGGCGGGAGCAGTCTTCCGTTCGGGGTCGCGCGCAACGCTGCGGAGTTCGGTGCCATTACGTGCAATGACGTGAGGTTGGCGGCCGTCGCCGAAGCTGCATTGGCGTCCGTCGTCGTCGTCCAGGAAATCAATCTGCCTGCGATGTGCCAGCTCGTCTTCGATATAGAAGACGGCGGAGACCCTTGGCTCGATAAGAGTCTCGATACATTCCAGCCTGGCGCGAAGTTGAAGATCCCCGGGACGCCCGCCGCCCAGGTCGTCTTTGCCCCGATGTATATCAGCGCCGTTACCATCGACGCGATCGCCGAGCCGGGCAGCCGTTCGACCATCACCGTGACGGCTTTCGACAAACTGCACGCCCTGCGCAACGGGGCGTATACGAAGGCGTTTGTCGAACAGAGCGACGGGGACATGTTCAGCTCCGTGGCGTCTTTGGCAAGCATGAACGTGTCGCCCTCCGGGTTGGATACGAGAACGCATCCCTATGTGCTTCAAGATAGCGAAAGCGGCTACGAATTTCTCATGCGGCGATGCCGGCAAGCCAATTACGAGTGCATGGTCGGATGGGAAAACGGAAAGGAGACGCTCTTCGTGCGAGGCAACGTGATGCCTCCCCCGCCGAAGCCGGCTGAGCCGGCGGATTCGACAGCGAGGCCGGTTCCGTCGGCGCCGCCGCAGCCGCCGGAACCTCGGCCGCAGGGGCCGACGCTCGCTTATAAGCAACAAATCAAAACGATCAAGTTGGATATGCGCGCGCCGGAGTCGACTGCGTCCGTGGCGGCGTATGGCTACAGCGTTTCAAGTGGCCAATGGCCCGAGGGCGAGGCGGGGGCAAATTCGGAAGGCGCGGCGGCCAGTTCGCCCGAGGGTGGAGCGGGCGGCGACGGTGCGGCCGCGAGTGCGAACGGAGCCACGCCCGCGCCGGCCACGGTGACGCTCAGGCGCCCAGACCTGGACGATACGGCGGCCCTGAATTTCGCGGCCGCGGCGGGGCTTGCCTATCTGCAAGACGCGCTTATCGAGGGGACCGTGGCGCTGGAAACGGTGAACGTTCATGCGGTGGCGGGCGTGAGCATCAAACTGGAAGGGACAAACAGCCTGTTCGATGGCCCGTATCTCGTGGTGAAGAGCGAGCACCGCTTCGAGCGCCACGGCAACGGCACGATTCTCACGCTGAGAAGGAGTGCGGCATGAGCGCGCAACTGAGGCTCGAGCTGGCGCCGGTCACGAGCCTCGACGATCCACTGCGGCTGGGCCGCGTTCAGGTCACATTTGCGGACGGATTGGTATCGGACTGGCTCCAGCTTGCGAGTCCATTCGCCGGCCCGGGATACGGCATGTTCGCACTGCCGCAAACGGACGCGCACGCATTGGTGGCGTTTGCCACTGACGATCGCAGCATCGGCTATGTCATGGGCTTTACCTGGGACGGGAAGGCCAAGCCGCTCGTGGACGATCCCGAGAAACAGCAGCAGGTATGGATTGTCCGAACCAAGAACAAGTCGATTACGTTCGACGATTCGGAGAGCTCGTCGATCGAAATCACGGACGAAAAGCAGAACCTCGTGCGCATCGATACCAAGAAGAGCGAAATCTCCATCGTGAGCCAGGGAGATATGTCGATCAGCGCCAAGGGAACGATAACGCTGCAGGGGGACAAGATCGTAGTGAAAGGCACCCAGAACGTGACGATCGAAGGAAACGAAATCGATCTGAATGCGCAGGAAGGATGATTGGCCGACCAGGAAAGCGAGCGGAACATGAAACAGCTTATCGCCAAGGCGGGTGACGGAATAGGGCCTGTGATGGATACCCACACAGTCGCCAATGCCGAGACAGGGGAGACGCAGCCCATGTCGTTTGTCTTTGATGGGACATTCGATCCCTCCACGCTCGTCGCGAAAGTCCGGGTCAACGGAATGGCGGTGGCGACGATCCAGTCCAAGGTCCGTAATCAGCAACTCCATATTCCTCCTCCATCGGACACCTTCACGCTACCGCCCTCGAACATGGGGGAGATCACGAGGTGCGGCATCAAGGTGCGAGCGAACGGCAACAATGTGGCGAGGGCGACCGACCAGTGCAGAACGTGCACCGAGGTCCCGCAAACGCCGCCACCCGGCGTGCAGGTCAGACAGCCGGCGGGGGTTTATATCGGAACACCGACGCCGGGAGACGACTGATGCTGGTCGACAATGATTTTTTGGGCAGGGGATGGTCTTTTCCGATTGGACTTTCGACGTCCGGCCGATTGCGATGGAGCACGGGGGAGGAAAAGATTCGCCAGTCGATCCTGATCATCTTGCGCACGGTGCCGGGGGAGCGGGTGTTGATGCCGACGTTCGGCTGCCGCCTCGGCGAACTCGTGTTCGCGCCGGACAGCAATGCGACGCGCGCGCTTGCGCAGGCATACGTGAACGAGGCGCTTCGGCTCTGGGAGCCGCGCATAGAGCCGCCAGCCGTTACCGTCGATGTCGATCCCAAAGCGCCCAACGTTTTGCAGATCGCGATCGATTACGTCGTGCGAACGACGAACAGGGCGGGCAATCTCGTCTATCCGTTCTACTTGAAGTGAGACGGGGATGAGCACGCCGATCTTCGATCAACGCACGGCGTCCGCCTACTTTGCCGATGCGCTCGCTCTGGCCCGGATGTATTGCCCGGAATGGGGGTTGCCGGACGACGACGGGATAAACGTGGACGCCGTTGCGCAGGACCCGGGCCTCGTCTTGCTGAAGCTTTTTTCCCTGCTGGGGCAAGGCTTGGCTAACGTGCAAAACGCCATTCCGATGCAGCGTCAGCTCGCGCTGTATCGCTTCCTCGACATGACGTTGAGGCCGGCCGCATGTGCGTCGGTGCCGCTTTGGTTTTCGCTCGCGTCGAACAAGCCCTCGATGCTGTTGCCGAAGGGCACCGCTGTCCTCGATTCGTCGACACGGCGTGTTCGTTTCGAAACCGATGCCGACCTCCAGGTTTTGCCGACTGCGCTCTGTGCGGCCTTGCGTGTGACGCCACGGCTCGATCGCTACCAGGATATGCAGGCGCTATGGGCGGGCGGCGAGCCCGCCGCGATCTTCCCCGGTGGCGGGCTTCGCGATGACGGAGCCGATTTCGGTCACGCTCTGCTCCTGGGGGACGGCGTGCTTTTCAAGCCCGGTTCCGCGGCGAGCCGAATGACCTTGACGTTGCGGGGACAACGGCTCGCACCCGCGTATTTCCAGCGATGGTACGACGGTGCCCTGAGCCCACTGCCCGTCACGGTATGGGGATCCGCCGATGCGACGTTGTGCACCATCGAGTTTGCGTCCATGCCGAACGCCGCGGCACAGACGGTTGCAGCGCTGCACGCGGCGCTATCGTTGCGTGCGGGGCGCTCATTGGATCTGGCGGATCCGTCCTTTGCGGACGACATGTCGACGCCGATCTACTGGCTTGTCTGCGAGCCTGCCGCCGACGCAGGTGTGGTTCCGGCATTGGACGGTTATCTGCCTCGGATCGAAACGGCCTGGTGTGATTTCGGAATGCTCTCGGCTCTGCCGCAGCAAGCGGCGGTCAACGGGATCGGCATCGATCTGAAGAACGGTGCCTACGCGTTCGGCAGGACCCCGGCAGTCAACGACTGCTTCAGCATCCGCTGCGATTGCGCATTCGCGCAGCCGGGCGTGCCGATCACGATGACGCTGACCGTTTCGCCGCCGACGACCCAACATCAGGCAACCGTCGAATGGCAATACTGGAACGGTGCCTGGTGCCCCTTTGCGCAGACGGGCGATTCATACAGGTTCGTCGACGAAACGCAGGATCTGACGGCAAGTGGAACGATTTCGTTTGTTTGCCCTCGCATGTCGCAAACCACGGTTGTCGGCAGTCAGGGCCTATGGATTCGGGCGATGCTGACCTCCGGCGATTACGGCGATTCGACCACAGGATTCGATCCGCCGTTCGTGCAGTCGATGGTGATCGAATATGCGAGTGGCGGTACGCCTGCCTCGGTATGGGCGCACAACGCGTTTCAACTCGATGCGCAGATCGTCGCGCCTTATGAGCCGTATAGGCCGCTGGCGGATGAGGGAGCAGCCCTATACCTCGGATTCGACGCACCGGGCCTGCTTGCTTATGGTTTGGGCCAGCAGCTGACGTTGTATTTCGATGTCGAGCCGGCGGACGAACATCTTGGTACGAGCGACGCTGGACAATGGCAATGGTTCGACGTGTCGAACGGAGCGTGGCAGCCGCTCGCGATCGACGTTGCCGACGTGGGACTGGCGCGCAGCGGAGCGCTCACCTTCAGCGTGCCTGCCGGGCTGCGGGCGGCCGCGTTTTTCTCTCAAACGGCATGCTGGCTGCGCGTGCTGTGTCCGCGTCGCAGGCATCCGCTCCGGCTCCGCGGTCTTTACCCGAATGCCGTGGGCGGATCCAATCGCAGCATCTGTCGCAACGAGGTGCTCGGCTCGAGCAACGGGCAGCCAGGGCAGCAATTCGCGCTGAGCCAGGTCGCAACGACGGCCGCTGGTGCCAGCCAGGTGCTTCTGGAGATGGGCAGCGATGCGCAATACGCGGTCGAGGTGCAGGTCGTGGAACCGGCGAGCCCCGACTCGACCGTCATCGGCTCGGCCTCGCCTCAACAGCGCATCGCATACGCGTGGTCGCGCGCGGACAGTTTCGTCGGACACGGGCCGGACGAGCGGATTTTCGTTGTCGACGTCATCTCCGGTGCGATCGTCTTCGGAGACGGCCATCATGGCAAGATCCCGCCGCCCGGTGCCAACAATGTCATTGCGACATGTTACGCGACGACGCTCGGCGCGGGCGGGAACGTCGCGGCCGGCGAACTTGCGGTCTTGTATAACGCGACGACGGGGATCCTCCATGTCACGAATCCGGTGTCCGCCCATGGCGGCGCCGATGCCGATCGTGTGGTCGATCTGGTGGGGAGCGGCCCCGGGCTCGTGCGCGCAAACGACCGCGCGGTGACGGCGGCGGACGCTGAGGCGCTCGCCCGCGTCGCGAGTGCGGCCGTAGCGCGCGTGCGCGCGATCGAGCATGCGGTAGCGCCCATGCTCGCGCAGGAGGCTGCCGCGTCGCCCATATCGCTTCAGCCGAACAACGGGCCGGCACAACCGGCGCAGCGCGTCATCGGCCACTGGCCGCGGCTCGAATTGGTGGTGCTGGCCGCATCGAACGACCCGGAGCCCCTCACGCCCATGTCGACGCTGGACGACGTGCTGACTTACGTCCGCGCGCGCAGCACCCCGGCACTTGCCGCACGCACCACTGCCCGGCGGCCGTCGTTCCGGCGCATCGACGTAGCGGTGGTGTTGGAGACGAACGCGCCAAAATCCGCATGGGCCCCGTTGAAAGCGGAGATTGGCGCGCAATTGACGCGGTTTCTTCATCCCGTGCGTGGGGGCCCGGCGGCAAAGGGCTGGCCTATCGGCGAGCCGATGCGGTACCCGGCCGTTCGCGCGTTCCTGCTCGCATCGAATACGACGGTAACGGGCGTCATGGCCTTGGCGCTGTGCGGACTGACGACCGACGTACCGCTTGCGCCGTACGAGGCGCCCGCGGCCGGTGCGATCGACGTTCGTTTCCTCGAGGCGGCGCAATCATGAGTTTCGATCTGCCGAATCTCGATGTCATGCGAGCGGAGCAGGTTGTCGACCAACTGGTGCGCAGCATTCAAGGGATTGCTCCCGGGTGGACCGACTACAACCCGTCGGATCCCGGTATCACGCTGCTGCAAATGCTGGCGTGGCTATGCGACGGCACGGCTTATACGGCCAATGCGGTGCCGCTCGAGACCTATCGCAACATGTTGCGCTGGGTCTTGGGTCTGTCGAGCGCCATCTCGCTGCCGTCGGAAGCGCACTACGCCACGGATTTCCCCTATTCGAAGTACGCGGATACGCAGTCGCAGGATGGCGCGTACGAGACGCTCAAGAACACGCTGGAGCAGGTCGAAATGGGGGCACCGGTCGGCTTCGCCGCGTTGCAAGAGGCGGTCGTCGCGTTCCGGCGTACGCCGTTCCTCGCGATCACGCCTGCGGATCTTGCCGCGCTCGTCCAGGCGTCGAATGCATTTATCGACGCACAGGCGCAAAAGGGCGCGGCGACATCGCACGTCGCTCGGTTGTGTCAACAACGGCGCGGCGATGCGACCGATCTGTTTCTCGTAAGCGACGCCGCGTGCACGTACTCGGCGCCCACGGGCGACGCGAGCGGTACGTTCTCGATATCGCTGACGTCCCCGATCGGCGACGCACAATCGATTGCGCAGGAGTCGGCGTTACTCAAAAGCGTCAGGCGATACCTGGCCGCTCGCGCGCTTTTGGGCAATGCGATGTCGGTCAGCAGCGCGCAATTGGTTTATCTGGATGTCGAATGCGTGGTCTCGTGCTTCGCGCGCGAACGTGCCGATGAGGTGGCGGCAGCCGTATTGTCCGCGTTGCAACGGGCGGTACAGCCCGTACGCCTGGACGGGGGGCGCGACTGGGCCTATGGCGTCTCGCTGGATTCGGAATCGCTGTTGCCGTTGATCGAGTCCGTGGCGGGCGTCGATCGGATTCGGGGCGTAGCGGTCGAGGTGTTTCGCCCGCAAGCGGCATCGGCGCGCAATCCGGTTGTGCCGGAGCAACTGGCGCGAGGATTGCCGCGCTTGCATGGCGCATGGGTGACGGTGCAGGAGCTGGGCGATGACTAACAGCAATGCGAGCACACTGACCACCGTTCCCTCGAGCTACCTCGGTTATCTGCCGGCCTGTTACGCCGATAACGCCGATACGGACGCCGCTACCGGCGTGCCGCTCGGAGCCTTCTACCTCAAGATATTCGAGAAACTGCTTTCGGGGCTTGCCGATGCAGGCGAGCTCGAGGAGGCGAACCGCAAACTCGACCCGACGGTTGCTTCTCGAGCGGGCGTACGCGAGTTGCTGGCCGCGAACGTCATCGGCAACCTGTTCTATCCCCGTTGGAGCTTTCTGTTTACGGGCGACACCACGTTCATGCCGAAGTTGTCGGGGGAAACGAGCAGCCAGAAAAAGCAGGCGGAGTTCGATACGCTCGCGAGCTACGTGGGCATGCCTCGGTACACAGGCGGGCGCACGGCCGCTTCTCCGATCGAGGTCTGGGCGAGGGCGTTCCTCGAGTGGCTCGGCGCGACGGTGGGCTTTCCGGTCGACAAGAACTGGTCGATCGACGATTCCCGAAAGCTGATCGCGCAGGCGTTCGCGTTCGGGCGGGCCCGCGGTACGCCGATGGGCATGGAGTGGCTGCTCAACGCCTGCCTCGCCGCGAATACGCCCGCGTTCAAGGACGTGACGGCTGAGCCGATCACGGTTGCCGATTGCGTGCGGCCCACGCTGATCGTTCGCGACGAGGATGCGCAGGCGAAGCCGGCGTTTCATCTGCGCGACAGTTACCCGGACCCTCGGGAGGCTGTCGTGATTTCGGACGAGGTCGGGCCCAAGATCGTGCGTACAGGTATCGATATCGAGGTGGACGACACTCAACTCGTGGCGTATGTCCCGTGGCGGTTCGAGGTCGACGTGACGTTTTCGCTCGGACCGTCGGCAACGGCCCCGGAGGAAAAGGCGGCGGTGCAGGCCTATTACCGCGCCTTGTGTGTCGTCCTCGACACGGCTAAACCCGCGCTGACGACCTACGTCGTGAACTTCGCGGTAACCGGTGGTGGCGGTAAGCACAATTACTCGCTGCGGGGACGTTCGCCCACGCACGCACAGAATTGACGAGGACCGAGAACTTATGGACACGAATGCGATCTCCCGCGTGGCGTACTTCTCCGGGGAAGCACTGCTGACCGATGATTTCCGCGACGAGCAGCGCTACCACAAACAAATGCGCGAGCAGTTGAGCCAGGGGGTGTTCACGGCGGGCGTCATGGAGGGACTCGATGTCGAATGGACTTTTGGCCAGGCGCAACTGACCGTGCGTGCGGGCAAGGCGCTCGATTCCGCGGGGCGACTGATCGTGCTGACGCAGGACGCGTCTTACCCGGGTGCCAGCCCGGTCGGAGCGTTCATCGACGGCAGCCAGAATTACTTGATCATCAGTTATGCGCAGGCGCTCGACCAGTACGTGAGCAACACGTATGGGGATGGCTATAAGCGCTGGGTGGAGCAACCCCAGATTGCCTGCGTGCAGGACTACGATCCTGACGACGCGGACGTTTTGCTCGCGGTGATCTCCGTTTCCGGCGGTGCGATACAGAGCGTCTACTACAACTACGGTCAGTACATGCGGCGCCACGTTGGCGCAGTGTTGCAATCGGTTGCGTTCGTCGACGGGAGCGATATGAGTCCCGATCCCGCGCCGATGGCCGTGGCAGCCACTGCGCCCGGCCGGCTCAGCATCAAAGCGCCGCAGATCGACCTGGACGGCGCGGTGACGGCGCAAATGCTGACGGCCAACGGCACCTTCACGGGCAATTTCAACGGATCGTTCGTGGGAGATGGTTCGGGGTTGACGCTGCCATCGTCGAACTACTGGACGCGGGACGGCAACGGTCTCTACTACGAGGAGGGGAATGTCTGTATAGGGGATGCCGATACCTCCGGGGCACATCTGACGATCCGGCAGGGCAACGTCGGTCCCAAGGTCGCAACGGGGCTCATATCGTTGCAGGACGATGGCACGGTCGTCGGCTATCAAACGCAATTTCTGAGCGAGGTGAAAGTCGGACAGGTTCTCACATACGATTACGTACCCGCGCAGACTGCCACGATTGCCAACGTCATTTCGACGACCGAAGTGGAGATCGATGCGAGGTTTGCTATCGACCTCGGGCCGGCGCCATACGCCATTCGGCACGCAAACGACGCTGCGGTAGCGGGCCCGGGTTTGGTCTACGCGAGCGGCACGACCGTGACGTGCGAGGGCGGTACTTTTCCGCAAGGCTTGCTGCCCGGGGACAAACTCGTCATCGACGCGTCCACCGAAAACAGCCAGAAGACGTTGCGCGTCCAACAAGTGATCAGCGATACGCAATTGAAGGTCGTCGGTATGTCGCCCGGCACCGCGACGGGTAATGGCCCGAAGTTGTCGGCATTTTCGGTGACGCCATCGGTGTTGCTGGCCGCCGGGGGCGTACATCCCGCCGATGCGAACCTTCCGGAGGCGCTGTCCGTCGCCCAGAATGGAGGCGGCGCACGCGTGCCGAACAGCGTCGGGGTCAACGTCGAGGGTGGTGCGCTGAGCGGCAACAACGCGCTCGAGGTAAGGGGGGCGTGCAGCATCTCGCGTTGGCCTGTCGACCCGACGAACGCTGCCCCATTGCTGACGGTCGGTGCAACGGCGGCGGAGCCGCTCCGAGGGCTCAGCGTGACCGATAACGGCAGTGCTGCCAGCGTGCCGAGAACAGTCTCGATCAACGTCGATACGATCGACGCCCAATATGCACTCGATGTGAGCGGCCCGTGCAGGGTCTCCAGCCTGGAGGTCACCTCGGCTGGCTCGCTCAAGGCCGCCTCCGAGATCGATGCAGACAAGATCGGCCCGTATACGCCCGATGGAAGCATCGAGGTGACGAGCGATCTGGTGATCGACAAGACCATCAAGGGAAGTGGTGCGAACGCGCTCAAGGTGGCCGGTGACCTGGAAGTGACAGGTAACGAGACCGTCGATGGAACGCTGAATGTGACCGGCCCGTTGAACGTGACCGGGGGCATCAGCGGCAAACTTCAGAATCCGATCCCGGGGCCGCTCACGATCAATGGCGCATTTCAAGTGACGGGCGGCAGCACCACTGCGGACGGCGATCTTTTTGTACACGGAAACCTGCATGTAAACGGGGCGCTCAGCACCGATGCCATGTCGGTCAAGAAGATCGGCGCGCTGGCGGACCAGGTCTTTGAAGTGACGGACGACGGCGATCTCAATATGGCTGGGACGCTGGCTATCGGGTCGGCTGGTAATAGAAATTTTCTAGTTTCACCGGGCGGTGAGGTAACAATTAATTCCAGTGGAAAGCTATCTGTTGGAGGCGGTTTTATGGTTGCTCCGGACGGACCACTGCGTTGTTTCGGGAGGGCGGTAACGCGAAAAAAGAGAATTCAGCTCGACGCCTCCGACTTTTTGCAGGGCACGGCGGTGACCGATGGTTACATCGTGGTGGATGTCAATGCGGACGATACGCAATTCGGTGCCGCGGAAATCATCGCCACGGTCAGTCCGGCCGAGGGTGACTCTTATGCACTGCGCGCTGCGGCGATCGTAGGTACGACGCTCGGCCGCGGCGGAGCCGGTACGACTGTACCTATCGCGACGGGGAGCACGTGTACCTTTGATGCACGCACGACGTCAGGCAAGCCCGTCTATGCAGATGTGTCAATTACATGGATTCCATTGGGTAGTGGTGGCTTTACAAACCTTGAGAGTTGGGGGAGCTGAATTCAGATTAATGTTTTTCGATTAATGGGGTGAAAAATGTCAGCCAATCATCTGATAACATTTTACAATCAATCAAATCATTGCATTGAAATAGATTATAATGATCAAGGGTGTATGAAAAAGCCATATGGGCCCGATACCATTGTTCTTGCGCCGGGCGAGGTGCGCCAAATTACGCTGGTCGATGACGATGGTGGTGACTGTTCCGGTGCCAATAAGTGGATCTGGTGGACTGTGATAGACAAGAGTACTAATGTCGCAAGGTTTATATCCAGTTGTAATCCTCCCAATTGCCTGCAATATAAACATTGGGAACATAACGATACTGACGGAAGCTGGAGATGCGCCGTGACGGGGCCGGCTGTGTATGCCGAATGTAAGGGGCTCAATTGCTGGGGAGCCTCCGGTAACGATATAGGCGTTTGGGTTTCTGCCGATGACCAGATGTATATGGTCGATATTTATCTCTGACTGGGGTGTCCTGTCCGCCAAGTGTTGCCGCCCTTCCCACTGTGTTGTGCCCGAGCACTGCCATGTACAGACGCCCCCAATTTATCCAGCGTCCGGCTTCGAAGCGCTCACCGAGTCCGGTCCCGGGTCAGCACGATCAAGCGGCCCAGGGCCCGGCTGATGCGGCAGCTGCTGACACGCCACCGCTGTCGAGGCGGCGCTTGCCGACGTCTCTCGGGGCAACATCGCCACCGCGCCTTCCCGTGTTCAGGACGGAAAGCGACTCTCCCCCACGGCTGCCGGTCCCGTCGCGAGGTGTGTCTCCGCCACGGCTTCCCGTCTTCGGTGCCGTGGGTGGGCAGCGATCAGGTGAGGCGTCCCCACGATCGGATGTCGCTGACAGTGCGAAGGCGTCCAGTTCATCGACGACGGCAGGTCCAGACCTACGCAGCAAGCGAAGCGGGAGTCCGCTGGATGAGTCGGAGCGAAAGCGGGTGACGCCGGGCACCGCGCATCACGCCGACGTATCACCTTCTACCACCTCTGGTGCCGTATCGTTACCGCAAGGCGGCAGTCAAATACGCTCGTCGTTGATCACGGAGTTCGACGCTCTCGCACGTGAACTCGGGCAGATGAGCCAGAGCGAGTTGAAGCCAAGCCGCGACCCTATTACCTAT encodes the following:
- a CDS encoding PAAR domain-containing protein — protein: MADQESERNMKQLIAKAGDGIGPVMDTHTVANAETGETQPMSFVFDGTFDPSTLVAKVRVNGMAVATIQSKVRNQQLHIPPPSDTFTLPPSNMGEITRCGIKVRANGNNVARATDQCRTCTEVPQTPPPGVQVRQPAGVYIGTPTPGDD
- a CDS encoding translocation/assembly module TamB domain-containing protein, which gives rise to MDTNAISRVAYFSGEALLTDDFRDEQRYHKQMREQLSQGVFTAGVMEGLDVEWTFGQAQLTVRAGKALDSAGRLIVLTQDASYPGASPVGAFIDGSQNYLIISYAQALDQYVSNTYGDGYKRWVEQPQIACVQDYDPDDADVLLAVISVSGGAIQSVYYNYGQYMRRHVGAVLQSVAFVDGSDMSPDPAPMAVAATAPGRLSIKAPQIDLDGAVTAQMLTANGTFTGNFNGSFVGDGSGLTLPSSNYWTRDGNGLYYEEGNVCIGDADTSGAHLTIRQGNVGPKVATGLISLQDDGTVVGYQTQFLSEVKVGQVLTYDYVPAQTATIANVISTTEVEIDARFAIDLGPAPYAIRHANDAAVAGPGLVYASGTTVTCEGGTFPQGLLPGDKLVIDASTENSQKTLRVQQVISDTQLKVVGMSPGTATGNGPKLSAFSVTPSVLLAAGGVHPADANLPEALSVAQNGGGARVPNSVGVNVEGGALSGNNALEVRGACSISRWPVDPTNAAPLLTVGATAAEPLRGLSVTDNGSAASVPRTVSINVDTIDAQYALDVSGPCRVSSLEVTSAGSLKAASEIDADKIGPYTPDGSIEVTSDLVIDKTIKGSGANALKVAGDLEVTGNETVDGTLNVTGPLNVTGGISGKLQNPIPGPLTINGAFQVTGGSTTADGDLFVHGNLHVNGALSTDAMSVKKIGALADQVFEVTDDGDLNMAGTLAIGSAGNRNFLVSPGGEVTINSSGKLSVGGGFMVAPDGPLRCFGRAVTRKKRIQLDASDFLQGTAVTDGYIVVDVNADDTQFGAAEIIATVSPAEGDSYALRAAAIVGTTLGRGGAGTTVPIATGSTCTFDARTTSGKPVYADVSITWIPLGSGGFTNLESWGS
- a CDS encoding GPW/gp25 family protein produces the protein MLVDNDFLGRGWSFPIGLSTSGRLRWSTGEEKIRQSILIILRTVPGERVLMPTFGCRLGELVFAPDSNATRALAQAYVNEALRLWEPRIEPPAVTVDVDPKAPNVLQIAIDYVVRTTNRAGNLVYPFYLK
- a CDS encoding phage tail protein, encoding MTNSNASTLTTVPSSYLGYLPACYADNADTDAATGVPLGAFYLKIFEKLLSGLADAGELEEANRKLDPTVASRAGVRELLAANVIGNLFYPRWSFLFTGDTTFMPKLSGETSSQKKQAEFDTLASYVGMPRYTGGRTAASPIEVWARAFLEWLGATVGFPVDKNWSIDDSRKLIAQAFAFGRARGTPMGMEWLLNACLAANTPAFKDVTAEPITVADCVRPTLIVRDEDAQAKPAFHLRDSYPDPREAVVISDEVGPKIVRTGIDIEVDDTQLVAYVPWRFEVDVTFSLGPSATAPEEKAAVQAYYRALCVVLDTAKPALTTYVVNFAVTGGGGKHNYSLRGRSPTHAQN
- a CDS encoding baseplate J/gp47 family protein yields the protein MSTPIFDQRTASAYFADALALARMYCPEWGLPDDDGINVDAVAQDPGLVLLKLFSLLGQGLANVQNAIPMQRQLALYRFLDMTLRPAACASVPLWFSLASNKPSMLLPKGTAVLDSSTRRVRFETDADLQVLPTALCAALRVTPRLDRYQDMQALWAGGEPAAIFPGGGLRDDGADFGHALLLGDGVLFKPGSAASRMTLTLRGQRLAPAYFQRWYDGALSPLPVTVWGSADATLCTIEFASMPNAAAQTVAALHAALSLRAGRSLDLADPSFADDMSTPIYWLVCEPAADAGVVPALDGYLPRIETAWCDFGMLSALPQQAAVNGIGIDLKNGAYAFGRTPAVNDCFSIRCDCAFAQPGVPITMTLTVSPPTTQHQATVEWQYWNGAWCPFAQTGDSYRFVDETQDLTASGTISFVCPRMSQTTVVGSQGLWIRAMLTSGDYGDSTTGFDPPFVQSMVIEYASGGTPASVWAHNAFQLDAQIVAPYEPYRPLADEGAALYLGFDAPGLLAYGLGQQLTLYFDVEPADEHLGTSDAGQWQWFDVSNGAWQPLAIDVADVGLARSGALTFSVPAGLRAAAFFSQTACWLRVLCPRRRHPLRLRGLYPNAVGGSNRSICRNEVLGSSNGQPGQQFALSQVATTAAGASQVLLEMGSDAQYAVEVQVVEPASPDSTVIGSASPQQRIAYAWSRADSFVGHGPDERIFVVDVISGAIVFGDGHHGKIPPPGANNVIATCYATTLGAGGNVAAGELAVLYNATTGILHVTNPVSAHGGADADRVVDLVGSGPGLVRANDRAVTAADAEALARVASAAVARVRAIEHAVAPMLAQEAAASPISLQPNNGPAQPAQRVIGHWPRLELVVLAASNDPEPLTPMSTLDDVLTYVRARSTPALAARTTARRPSFRRIDVAVVLETNAPKSAWAPLKAEIGAQLTRFLHPVRGGPAAKGWPIGEPMRYPAVRAFLLASNTTVTGVMALALCGLTTDVPLAPYEAPAAGAIDVRFLEAAQS
- a CDS encoding phage baseplate assembly protein V translates to MSAQLRLELAPVTSLDDPLRLGRVQVTFADGLVSDWLQLASPFAGPGYGMFALPQTDAHALVAFATDDRSIGYVMGFTWDGKAKPLVDDPEKQQQVWIVRTKNKSITFDDSESSSIEITDEKQNLVRIDTKKSEISIVSQGDMSISAKGTITLQGDKIVVKGTQNVTIEGNEIDLNAQEG